A DNA window from Nerophis lumbriciformis linkage group LG03, RoL_Nlum_v2.1, whole genome shotgun sequence contains the following coding sequences:
- the LOC133582903 gene encoding potassium voltage-gated channel subfamily A member 2 → MTVATGDPSDEAAAHPLDYDPESDHECCERVVINISGLRFETQLKTLSQFPDTLLGDPKKRMRYFDPLRNEYFFDRNRPSFDAILYYYQSGGRLRRPVNVTLDIFSEEIRFYELGDEAIEMFREDEGFIKEEERPLPDNEFQRQVWLLFEYPESSGPARIIAIISVMVILISIVSFCLETLPVFRNDEDGMHKSHAEIFSPETNTTVIRYTSTYFTDPFFILETLCIIWFSFEFLVRFFACPSKAGFFGNLMNIIDIVAIIPYFITLGTELADSPDDGQAGQQAMSLAILRVIRLVRVFRIFKLSRHSKGLQILGQTLKASMRELGLLIFFLFIGVILFSSAVFFAEADEPQSQFESIPDAFWWAVVSMTTVGYGDMVPTTIGGKIVGSLCAIAGVLTIALPVPVIVSNFNYFYHRETEGEEQAQYLQVNAPKADSSEELKKSRSSSTVSKSDYMEIQEAVNNSNEDLGEENLKTANCTLANTNYVNITKMLTDV, encoded by the coding sequence ATGACCGTGGCCACGGGCGACCCCTCCGACGAAGCGGCGGCGCACCCGCTGGACTACGACCCGGAGAGCGACCACGAGTGCTGCGAGAGGGTGGTCATCAACATCTCGGGGCTGCGCTTCGAGACCCAGCTGAAGACCCTCTCGCAGTTCCCCGACACCCTGCTGGGGGACCCCAAAAAGAGGATGCGGTACTTCGACCCGCTGAGGAACGAGTACTTTTTCGACAGGAACAGACCCAGCTTCGACGCCATTTTGTATTACTACCAGTCCGGGGGCCGGCTGAGGCGGCCGGTCAACGTCACGCTGGACATCTTCTCGGAGGAGATCCGCTTCTACGAGCTGGGCGACGAGGCCATCGAGATGTTTCGGGAAGACGAGGGCTTCATCAAGGAGGAGGAGCGCCCTCTTCCCGACAACGAGTTCCAGAGACAGGTTTGGCTGCTTTTCGAGTACCCGGAGAGCTCCGGTCCGGCCAGGATTATCGCCATCATCTCCGTCATGGTCATCCTCATATCCATCGTCAGCTTCTGCCTGGAGACTCTCCCCGTCTTCCGCAATGATGAAGACGGGATGCACAAGTCTCACGCCGAGATCTTTTCCCCGGAGACCAACACCACCGTCATCAGATACACCTCCACCTACTTCACCGACCCTTTCTTCATCCTGGAGACGCTTTGCATCATCTGGTTCTCCTTTGAGTTCCTGGTGCGCTTCTTCGCCTGCCCCAGCAAAGCAGGCTTCTTTGGAAACCTCATGAACATCATCGACATCGTGGCCATCATCCCGTACTTCATCACGCTGGGCACGGAGCTGGCCGACAGTCCGGACGACGGCCAAGCGGGACAGCAGGCCATGTCTTTGGCCATCCTCAGGGTCATCCGCCTGGTGCGGGTCTTCCGCATCTTCAAACTCTCCCGTCACTCCAAGGGGCTTCAGATCCTGGGCCAGACCCTCAAAGCTAGCATGAGAGAGCTGGGCCTGCTCATCTTCTTCCTCTTCATCGGCGTCATCCTCTTCTCCAGCGCCGTGTTCTTCGCCGAGGCCGATGAGCCGCAGTCTCAGTTCGAGAGCATCCCGGACGCCTTCTGGTGGGCCGTGGTGTCCATGACCACGGTGGGCTACGGCGACATGGTTCCCACCACCATTGGCGGCAAGATCGTGGGCTCCTTGTGCGCCATCGCCGGCGTGCTGACCATCGCCCTGCCCGTGCCCGTCATCGTGTCCAACTTCAACTACTTCTACCACCGCGAGACGGAGGGCGAGGAGCAGGCGCAGTACCTGCAGGTCAACGCGCCCAAAGCCGACTCGTCCGAGGAGCTGAAGAAGAGCCGCAGCAGCTCCACCGTCAGCAAGTCGGACTACATGGAGATCCAGGAGGCCGTCAATAACAGCAACGAGGACCTCGGCGAGGAGAACCTGAAGACGGCCAACTGCACGCTGGCCAACACAAACTACGTCAACATCACCAAGATGCTGACGGACGTGTAG